One region of Permianibacter fluminis genomic DNA includes:
- a CDS encoding DUF4279 domain-containing protein has product MHHFWCRKRPIYGIYFTLAGKRKMAQIDHSAVSLRVIGDTLAPDEISKLLGAKPTFSHSLGEILVGKKTGVNRVAKFGMWQMNASDCAPENLDGQIDEILSKLTENLAVWSEIGERYKVDLFCGLFMVCRNEGLSLSPRTLFLIGQRGISLGLDIYGPIDESKAV; this is encoded by the coding sequence ATGCACCATTTCTGGTGTAGAAAACGCCCCATTTATGGGATCTACTTCACGTTAGCTGGCAAGAGAAAAATGGCTCAAATTGACCATTCCGCAGTCAGTCTTCGCGTAATTGGCGACACACTGGCGCCTGATGAAATTTCAAAATTACTTGGTGCAAAACCAACATTTTCACATTCTCTCGGCGAGATATTGGTCGGAAAGAAAACCGGAGTCAATCGAGTTGCCAAGTTTGGAATGTGGCAGATGAATGCGTCCGATTGCGCTCCTGAAAACCTTGATGGTCAAATCGACGAAATTCTTAGTAAACTAACTGAAAACTTGGCTGTCTGGTCGGAAATTGGTGAACGCTACAAGGTTGATTTATTTTGTGGCTTGTTTATGGTTTGTCGTAATGAAGGGCTTTCATTATCACCTAGAACACTATTTCTCATCGGGCAGCGTGGCATTTCCCTTGGCTTAGACATATATGGTCCTATTGATGAATCTAAAGCCGTCTAA